In one Carassius carassius chromosome 12, fCarCar2.1, whole genome shotgun sequence genomic region, the following are encoded:
- the mycb gene encoding transcriptional regulator Myc-B: MPLNSSMASKNYDYEYDSYQPYFYFDNEDEDFYNHQHGQPPAPSEDIWKKFELLPTPPLSPSRCPSLSDPFPSTADQLEMVSEFLGDDVVNHSFICDADYSQSFLKSIIIQDCMWSGFSAAAKLEKAVSERLASLQAARRESSRSDSVDCFRSSSNVSYLQDMSTPASQCIDPSVVFPFSLTDSSKSCKPSSTPTSTTVPLDTPPNSGSSCSSSDSDSDDEEEEEIDVVTVEKRKSVRKPDANATHQSPVVLKRCHVNIHQHNYAAHPSTRSEQPAVKRIKFESPIRVFKQINHNRKCSSPRTSDSEDNDKRRTHNVLERQRRNELKLSFFALRDVIPDVANNEKAAKVVILKKATECIASMQEDEQRLISLKEHLKRKCEHLKLRLEQLSSS, translated from the exons ATGCCTCTGAATTCAAGTATGGCGAGTAAAAATTATGATTACGAATACGACTCCTACCAGCCCTATTTCTATTTCGACAACGAGGATGAGGATTTCTATAACCACCAGCACGGACAGCCACCGGCGCCCAGTGAAGATATATGGAAGAAGTTTGAACTGCTGCCCACTCCGCCGCTGTCCCCGAGCCGGTGTCCCTCGCTGTCAGACCCCTTCCCCTCCACGGCCGACCAGCTGGAAATGGTCTCGGAGTTTCTCGGGGACGACGTGGTAAACCACAGTTTTATTTGCGACGCGGATTACTCCCAGTCTTTTCTGAAGTCGATTATCATTCAGGACTGTATGTGGAGTGGTTTCTCCGCCGCGGCCAAACTGGAGAAGGCGGTGTCGGAGAGATTAGCGTCGCTGCAGGCGGCGAGGAGAGAGTCCTCCAGGAGCGACTCTGTGGACTGCTTTCGGTCCAGCTCTAACGTCAGCTACCTTCAGGACATGAGCACCCCTGCCTCACAGTGCATTGACCCATCAGTAGTGTTTCCTTTTTCGTTGACTGACAGCTCAAAGTCGTGTAAACCGTCATCCACACCGACTTCCACAACCGTGCCACTGGATACTCCACCTAATAGTGGGAGCAGCTGCAGCAGCAGTGACAGTGATTCCG ATGACGAAGAGGAGGAGGAAATCGACGTTGTCACGGTGGAAAAGAGAAAGTCTGTGAGAAAGCCTGACGCAAACGCAACGCATCAAAGCCCCGTTGTCCTCAAGCGGTGTCACGTTAATATTCACCAACACAATTACGCTGCGCATCCATCCACGCGGAGTGAGCAGCCTGCGGTCAAGCGGATTAAATTCGAGAGTCCCATCCGAGTGTTTAAACAAATTAACCACAACAGAAAATGCTCGAGTCCCAGGACGTCGGACTCTGAGGATAACGACAAACGCAGGACTCATAACGTGCTCGAGCGGCAACGGCGGAACGAGCTCAAACTCAGTTTCTTCGCGCTGAGAGACGTGATTCCTGACGTGGCCAACAACGAGAAAGCTGCCAAAGTAGTGATACTTAAGAAGGCGACGGAGTGTATAGCGAGCATGCAAGAAGATGAACAAAGACTTATTTCACTTAAGGAGCATTTAAAGAGAAAATGTGAACATTTGAAACTGAGACTTGAGCAGTTAAGCAGTTCTTAA